TCGCACGTTCAGTACCAGGCATTGAGTAAACAGTTCCGCCACAGTGATATTCTGTTCCGCTTCCAGCGGCTGCTCAGTAAACAGGCCCGCGCCTGCCAGCAACTGGCGCAATCGATCCTGCTGCGGCAGAAATACCAGCATAACAACCGCTTTGAGCCGGCATTTACCCGCATTGAAGAAGCCCTGTCGCGCATCGCCGTCAATGCGGATAACCGTGAGCTGACCAAAGCGCTGTCTCACCTGCTGAAAAACCTGCGGGCGATTGACGCCCAGTTGGCGAATATTGAATCGGAACAGGCGTTGGCCAACGGCCAGGAAGAAGAGAACAGCCTGTCGGACGACCGGCTGACCGGCTGGAGCGATATTCGCCTGCGCATCAGCCGCCACCTGACCCCGCAATCAGCGCTGTTCCGCCATGCCATCCGCATGTCGGTGGTGCTGTGCATCGGCTATGCGTTTATTCAGTTGACCGGCATGCGGCACGGTTACTGGATCCTGCTTACCAGTCTGTTTGTCTGCCAGCCCAACTATAATGCCACCCGGCGGCGGCTGGCCCTGCGTATTATCGGCACCCTGGCGGGGATTCTGATCGGCCTGCCGATTCTGTACTTTGTCCCGTCGCTCGAAGGCCAACTGGTGCTGATCGTGATCAGCGGCGTGCTGTTCTTCGCCTTCCGTACGGTGCAGTACGCCCACGCCACCATGTTTATTACCTTATTGGTGCTGCTGTGCTTTAACCTGCTTGGGGAAGGCTTCGAAGTCGCCGCTCCACGCGTTTACGACACGCTGTTGGGCTGCGCCATCGCCTGGGCGGCCGTGACCTTTATCTGGCCGGACTGGCGTTTTCGTCAGTTGTCCGCCGTCGTCAGCAAAACGCTGAATGCCAACTGCCGCTACCTGGACGCGATCCTGGTGCAGTATCACGAAGGTAAAAATAACGGCCTGCCTTACCGTATCGCCCGCCGCGACGCCCATAACAGCGATGCGGAACTGGCGTCGGTGATCGCCAATATGTCTGCGGACCCCAAAGCCGATAAGGCAACGCAGGAGGCAGCCTTCCGGCTGTTGTGCCTCAACCATACGCTCCTGAGTTATATTTCGGCGCTGGGGGCCCATCGTGAACGGCTGACCAATATCGACG
The nucleotide sequence above comes from Serratia rhizosphaerae. Encoded proteins:
- the yccS gene encoding YccS family putative transporter, translated to MLAFAPALRRYAYNSSLLYNLRIFIALAGTTAVPWWLDVPKLTIPLTLGVVAAALTDLDDRLAGRLRNLLITLVCFFIASASIELLFPYPWLFILGLALSTCGFILLGALGQRYATIAFGALLIAVYAMLGTSMYDIWYQQPILLIVGAVWYNLLTLVGHLLFPIRPLQENLARCYQQLANYLDAKANLFDPDAEKDADLPWMDVAMANSSLVSTLNQTKMSLLTRLKGDRGQRGTRRTLHYYFVAQDIHERASSSHVQYQALSKQFRHSDILFRFQRLLSKQARACQQLAQSILLRQKYQHNNRFEPAFTRIEEALSRIAVNADNRELTKALSHLLKNLRAIDAQLANIESEQALANGQEEENSLSDDRLTGWSDIRLRISRHLTPQSALFRHAIRMSVVLCIGYAFIQLTGMRHGYWILLTSLFVCQPNYNATRRRLALRIIGTLAGILIGLPILYFVPSLEGQLVLIVISGVLFFAFRTVQYAHATMFITLLVLLCFNLLGEGFEVAAPRVYDTLLGCAIAWAAVTFIWPDWRFRQLSAVVSKTLNANCRYLDAILVQYHEGKNNGLPYRIARRDAHNSDAELASVIANMSADPKADKATQEAAFRLLCLNHTLLSYISALGAHRERLTNIDVFNVLNDAVCYVDGALQHNAADAQRISLALEKLSARIAQLTPEPESKEQLVLQQIGLVVELLPELTSLNAQIGQSQ